The Osmia lignaria lignaria isolate PbOS001 chromosome 14, iyOsmLign1, whole genome shotgun sequence genome has a window encoding:
- the CdGAPr gene encoding GTPase-activating protein CdGAPr isoform X5 — MPGPAQERPRAQRLTDIEPQAAKGLGCNRTDDFSTPISSGSNMGSIARFPKLDECAHFHYEHVELSSLEVSLSEGTNDSDSYAVRVTSGDACWTLQRSYDNFVMFDKQLHRCIFDRKFSSLAKLPDTRPKNTCDILRDYLNRFSQLNHEGLNCGPVLNWLQLDNRGRRILVPESDSCPINTPAVAAAYAVRPYAAQAPDEISFQVGDMISVIDMPPPGESTWWRGKHGFAVGFFPAECVAVIGDKVPRHLTVSTTVRSKLPVKPVLRKHGKLIAFFRSFILNRPSRRRLKQSGILKERVFGCDLGEHLLNSGQDVPTVLTCCAEFIENHGLVDGIYRLSGVTSNIQRLRNAFDEDRVPALHSDESILQDIHSVASLLKMYFRELPNPLCTYQLYSTFVSAVQASTDAERLRRMRETVRKLPPPHYRTLEYLMRHLVRVAARGAETGMTPRNVAIVWAPNLLRCKELEVGGVAALQGVGVQAVVTEFLVCYAELIFGDGPVGRPKSLAITTPARLLSLEEARNRSLRGEPDYIEVGAGPAGLPLHYHTVIELPRKRNGSKRSPSLNWRALFGRGGLGARGKTRQVGTPPQAETVPSSLNSLRRLRPVKSADSLDGEDSLGPLLGPPPARPCGHSRSVSHDSYFDHLADAPNTASPLDLSEIQLNFDLEEREMRMFSEEESAGVASVEASPRRQRTEGTQSAAATGGSKRKRSRLEERLQCDVELRFIDSQSPDQVMVSADVHSMDTPSPLPTPGYLPLLSEASTPLTPATLHGTPHSTSPVPANSPRISFRSFTLPLEIDDDQSNASKLNRTSVSSDKSSDPSHRLSVNIDGQSNAKSCERIITYDKRVDMYDDKESSKAQKTSNESNLMSDVVDQEMTPCDRLTSRPNEMDSSKITSLCKNSCHMEENKSLNDSRDTLDVRKHDTSTNKSIDSQNDAMAGNSNALRNELTDLDSPMSCEQTIEDLPDSGFVICDSSDKMFTNTDTPQIASNTNDSGEWVIVEGTDSITTPTSESSSPKDPLEGTVNPAIATDTPQLRSMSENVSRTSLDLTMGSTVDTDTSCIGVSDLTESPVLPQESGEMSFDVADNRELEGQSTAQRSSGAFESETSFGLVDSGNTFSNIVHERNNGNEKTSEMDHEATECYSQLDDTKSFNENSMKKEEVLGSEEDDDEVFENSQRSTRSLDYQQKGIRRSLQLRQKPQFQVAADRRSFSSQSTKKQDLELPLSDSNKQRCQKPDKCQSYEYVSQKESPQKSQQRKQFSSRTDKPSQCNNLKSNQLEEEDIEVVIPSENAAEPSEMAHPPEGASESTSLNSSCSFSNASSPVDDSIVLRDTAAILQELALQRLSGGMVGDLSLPPRKRYEPESNKDRRSFDSEIGREIVRERKMRQELDSARGKSEEPAVNNTQHLPPCLRARHARASRASLSRSLDEAKFNKMTEEARLPVKQSMEDTQHSSTPNVGSGSNGSSSSTDKSHLKNLGGLDLGDPQCRERIEKYKEERRTFLRDKYRSESFRGMLSKTEDDGEQALLARLKQRASRPSLH, encoded by the exons ATGCCAGGACCGGCTCAAGAGAGGCCTCGTGCTCAACGATTAACCGACATCGAGCCTCAGGCTGCAAAG GGATTAGGATGTAATCGAACGGACGATTTCAGTACACCGATCAGTTCTGGCAGCAACATGGGCAGTATAGCACGCTTTCCAAAATTGGACGAGTGTGCCCACTTTCATTACGAACATGTTGAACTCAGTTCCTTGGAG GTTTCGCTTAGCGAAGGCACCAATGATTCAGACAGCTACGCGGTCAGAGTGACATCCGGGGACGCGTGCTGGACCCTGCAACGATCTTACGATAATTTCGTGATGTTCGACAAGCAACTGCATCGGTGCATATTCGACAGGAAGTTCTCGTCGTTGGCGAAGCTTCCAGACACACGGCCGAAAAACACCTGCGACATACTGAGGGATTATTTGAACAGGTTCTCCCAGTTGAATCATGAAGGCCTAAATTGCGGTCCGGTATTGAATTGGCTGCAACTAGACAATAGAGGAAGAAGAATCCTCGTGCCGGAATCGGATTCCTGTCCAATTAATACACCTGCTGTAGCCGCGGCTTACGCGGTTAGACCTTACGCGGCACAGGCACCGGATGAAATCTCCTTCCAG GTTGGAGACATGATTTCAGTAATAGACATGCCACCTCCAGGGGAAAGCACCTGGTGGCGTGGAAAGCACGGATTCGCAGTTGGTTTCTTTCCGGCTGAATGCGTGGCTGTGATCGGTGACAAAGTTCCACGCCATTTGACCGTGTCGACGACAGTCAGATCGAAGTTGCCGGTTAAGCCAGTACTGAGGAAACACGGGAAGCTAATAGCTTTTTTCAGATCGTTCATATTGAACAGACCGTCTAGGAGACGGCTGAAACAGTCAGGAATTCTGAAGGAACGCGTGTTTGGTTGTGATTTAGGGGAACATCTTTTGAACTCCGGACAAGATG TGCCTACTGTATTAACGTGTTGCGCTGAATTCATCGAGAACCATGGCTTGGTGGACGGTATATACCGTCTGAGCGGTGTAACATCGAATATTCAAAGACTAAGAAACGCTTTTGACGAGGATCGTGTCCCTGCGTTGCATTCCGACGAAAGTATTCTGCAAGACATCCATTCGGTGGCTTCTCTATTGAAAATGTACTTTAGAGAATTACCGAATCCCCTCTGTACGTATCAGCTGTATTCTACGTTCGTTAGCGCGGTTCAAGCCAGTACCGATGCGGAAAGATTGAGGCGAATGAGAGAAACCGTTAGAAAATTACCACCACCGCATTACAG AACGTTGGAGTATCTGATGCGGCATTTGGTGAGAGTCGCGGCCAGAGGCGCTGAGACTGGCATGACCCCGCGTAACGTGGCAATCGTGTGGGCACCGAATCTGCTTAGATGCAAGGAACTCGAAGTTGGAGGCGTAGCAGCACTGCAGGGCGTTGGCGTTCAAGCTGTGGTTACGGAATTCTTAGTCTGTTACGCGGAATTAATATTCGGGGACGGTCCGGTCGGTCGGCCAAAATCGTTGGCCATTACCACGCCCGCGAGATTGCTCAGTTTGGAGGAGGCACGAAACAGAAGCCTTAGAGGCGAGCCTGATTACATCGAAGTGGGCGCTGGTCCAGCCGGGTTACCATTACATTACCATACGGTCATAGAATTACCGCGAAAGAGAAACGGCTCGAAGCGTTCACCATCGTTGAACTGGAGAGCTTTGTTCGGTAGAGGTGGACTGGGTGCCAGAGGGAAGACGAGACAAGTTGGCACGCCACCTCAAGCAGAAACGGTGCCAAGTTCCTTAAACTCCTTACGGCGATTAAGACCGGTGAAAAGTGCGGATAGTTTGGACGGTGAGGACAGTTTAGGTCCTCTTCTAGGACCTCCACCAGCTAGACCCTGTGGGCACAGTCGATCAGTTTCGCATGATTCGTATTTCGATCATCTAGCGGACGCACCGAATACAGCGTCGCCGTTGGATCTGTCGGAGATACAGCTTAACTTTGACCTGGAGGAAAGAGAAATGCGAATGTTCTCGGAAGAGGAGAGCGCCGGAGTGGCGTCGGTCGAAGCGTCACCGCGACGGCAACGAACCGAGGGAACCCAGAGTGCTGCTGCTACCGGTGGATCCAAGAGGAAGAGATCACGATTGGAGGAAAGACTGCAGTGCGACGTTGAGTTGCGCTTCATCGATAGCCAAAGTCCTGATCAG GTGATGGTATCCGCGGATGTGCACAGTATGGATACCCCGTCCCCTCTACCAACCCCGGGATACCTTCCCTTATTATCCGAAGCCTCGACACCGCTGACACCGGCCACCCTACACGGAACGCCTCACTCTACGTCGCCTGTGCCGGCTAATAGTCCTAGGATAAGTTTTCGAAGTTTCACTTTACCATTAGAGATCGACGACGATCAAAGCAACGCGAGCAAGCTGAACAGAACTAGCGTGTCTTCCGATAAATCATCCGACCCTAGTCATAGGTTATCCGTAAACATAGATGGTCAGAGTAACGCAAAGTCCTGCGAGAGGATAATTACGTACGACAAACGCGTGGACATGTACGATGACAAGGAGTCTTCCAAGGCTCAGAAGACATCGAACGAGTCGAATTTGATGTCCGACGTAGTTGACCAAGAGATGACGCCTTGCGATAGGTTAACGTCTCGTCCGAACGAGATGGACTCTAGTAAAATAACGTCTCTGTGTAAAAACTCTTGTCACATGGAGGAGAACAAGTCCCTCAACGACAGCAGAGACACTTTGGACGTACGAAAACACGATACCTCGACGAACAAGTCGATCGACTCGCAAAACGACGCCATGGCTGGAAATTCGAACGCTCTTCGAAACGAATTAACCGATCTTGATTCTCCGATGTCCTGCGAACAGACCATCGAGGATCTACCCGATTCCGGCTTCGTTATTTGCGATAGCTCCGACAAGATGTTCACCAACACCGATACACCTCAGATCGCATCGAACACCAACGATTCCGGTGAATGGGTGATAGTGGAGGGTACCGATTCGATCACCACTCCAACCAGCGAGTCGAGCAGTCCGAAGGATCCTCTGGAAGGAACCGTGAATCCTGCGATAGCCACCGATACGCCGCAGTTAAGATCAATGTCGGAGAATGTTTCTAGAACCTCGTTGGATCTAACCATGGGCTCGACGGTGGATACGGACACATCTTGCATAGGTGTCAGCGACCTGACGGAGAGTCCTGTTCTACCACAGGAATCCGGAGAGATGTCCTTCGACGTTGCTGACAACAGGGAACTCGAGGGGCAGAGTACCGCGCAAAGATCATCCGGGGCATTTGAAAGCGAAACGAGCTTCGGCTTAGTCGATTCTGGGAATACTTTTTCGAATATCGTACACGAACGGAACAACGGAAACGAGAAAACCAGTGAAATGGATCACGAGGCCACCGAATGCTACTCGCAACTCGATGATACTAAATCGTTCAACGAAAACTCGATGAAAAAGGAAGAGGTACTGGGATCAGAGGAGGACGATGACGAGGTATTCGAAAATTCTCAGCGTTCTACAAGGAGCTTGGACTACCAGCAAAAGGGTATCCGACGTTCCTTGCAGCTGCGTCAGAAGCCACAATTCCAAGTCGCCGCCGATCGACGTTCTTTCTCGAGCCAATCGACCAAGAAACAGGACCTCGAGCTACCCCTTTCCGACAGTAACAAGCAACGCTGTCAAAAGCCAGACAAGTGCCAAAGCTACGAGTACGTATCTCAGAAAGAATCTCCTCAGAAGAGTCAACAGCGTAAGCAATTCTCTTCTCGTACCGATAAACCGTCTCAATGTAACAATCTGAAGAGCAATCAACTGGAAGAGGAGGATATAGAGGTGGTGATACCGTCGGAGAACGCAGCGGAACCAAGCGAGATGGCTCATCCCCCCGAAGGTGCATCCGAATCAACATCCCTCAACTCGTCGTGCTCTTTCTCAAACGCATCGTCTCCGGTCGATGATTCCATAGTTCTTCGAGACACTGCTGCTATACTGCAAGAGTTGGCGTTGCAAAGATTATCAGGCGGTATGGTCGGCGATTTGTCCCTTCCTCCTAGAAAGAGGTACGAGCCTGAGAGCAACAAGGATCGCAGAAGCTTCGATTCCGAAATAGGCAGAGAGATAGTTCGCGAAAGAAAGATGAGACAGGAGTTGGACTCTGCTAGAGGAAAATCCGAGGAACCAGCTGTTAACAATACTCAACATTTGCCACCGTGTTTGAGAGCTCGTCATGCCAGAGCCAGTCGAGCATCGTTAAGTAGATCCTTGGACGAagcaaaattcaataaaatgacaGAGGAAGCACGTCTTCCTGTGAAACAGTCTATGGAGGATACACAGCATAGCTCGACGCCGAATGTTGGCTCTGGTTCGAACGGTTCTTCCAGCAGCACGGATAAAAGTCATCTGAAGAATCTGGGCGGCTTGGACCTGGGCGATCCTCAATGCAGAGAACGAATAGAAAAGTACAAAGAGGAGAGAAGGACGTTCTTGAGGGATAAGTACAGGTCGGAAAGCTTTCGAGGAATGTTGTCGAAGACGGAGGACGACGGTGAACAGGCACTTTTAGCTAGGTTAAAACAGAGAGCCTCTAGACCCTCTCTGcattga